One window of the Chryseobacterium camelliae genome contains the following:
- a CDS encoding GAF domain-containing protein yields MLELKKRLSSILESPKHNTDEKLEKVCHLLDQEISYFNWTGFYFKNGDKNELILGPYVGAPTDHTIIPYGKGICGQVAVSNETFVVPDVHQQDNYLSCSIDTKAEIVVPIFKNGENIGQIDIDSHTLDPFTKEDLEMLEWLCHEVSKIL; encoded by the coding sequence ATGTTAGAATTAAAAAAAAGGCTTTCGTCCATCCTTGAAAGTCCGAAACACAATACCGACGAAAAGCTTGAAAAAGTGTGTCATCTTCTGGATCAGGAAATTTCGTATTTCAACTGGACCGGGTTCTACTTTAAGAACGGAGATAAAAACGAACTGATCCTGGGCCCTTACGTGGGTGCACCAACGGACCACACCATTATTCCTTACGGAAAGGGGATCTGCGGACAGGTAGCCGTTTCCAACGAAACTTTTGTTGTGCCGGATGTTCATCAGCAGGATAATTACCTGAGCTGCTCCATTGATACCAAAGCGGAAATTGTGGTCCCGATCTTCAAGAACGGGGAAAACATCGGCCAGATCGATATCGATTCGCATACCCTGGATCCTTTTACCAAAGAAGACCTGGAAATGCTGGAATGGCTGTGCCACGAAGTTTCAAAGATTCTGTAG
- a CDS encoding ABC transporter substrate-binding protein — MNVISLVPSITEALFDLGLTENEITGRTKFCIHPEGQVNNIPIIGGTKNLNIEKIRSLKPDLIIANKEENTKDQVEALMEEFKVVVTHVETVEDNYYLLKTLGNLFDQQEKAQLFNLKIYEVLENAKISSPLKAAYLIWKNPYMTIGSDTFIHHILQEIGFVNSFKDRTRYPEITVEDLADTDIIMLSSEPFPFREKHIEELKATYPEKPIMIVDGEAFSWYGTHIAKCGQYFKDLIAEVESFAH; from the coding sequence ATGAATGTTATTTCCCTTGTGCCTTCGATCACTGAGGCTCTGTTTGATTTAGGCCTGACAGAAAACGAGATTACCGGAAGAACAAAATTCTGCATCCACCCGGAAGGTCAGGTAAACAATATCCCAATTATAGGCGGAACCAAAAACCTGAATATTGAAAAGATCAGAAGCCTGAAGCCGGACCTGATCATTGCCAATAAGGAAGAAAACACCAAAGACCAGGTAGAAGCCCTGATGGAAGAATTCAAAGTAGTGGTTACCCATGTAGAAACGGTAGAGGATAATTATTACCTTCTTAAAACCTTAGGAAACCTCTTCGACCAACAGGAAAAAGCACAGCTTTTTAACCTGAAAATTTATGAAGTGCTGGAAAATGCTAAAATAAGCAGCCCGTTAAAAGCAGCTTACCTGATCTGGAAAAATCCGTATATGACCATCGGATCGGATACATTTATCCATCATATCCTGCAGGAAATCGGATTTGTAAACAGTTTTAAAGATCGAACCCGGTACCCTGAAATCACTGTGGAAGACCTCGCCGATACGGATATCATTATGCTGTCCTCTGAACCTTTCCCGTTCAGGGAAAAACATATTGAAGAGCTGAAAGCAACCTATCCTGAGAAACCGATCATGATTGTGGACGGCGAAGCGTTTTCCTGGTACGGAACCCATATTGCAAAATGCGGGCAGTATTTCAAAGACCTGATTGCTGAAGTGGAATCTTTTGCCCATTGA
- the mgtE gene encoding magnesium transporter yields MNSGDEIIFNPADIAETLSNLPADERLLAFLKVSKQYKAEVFSHLDPDFQEETIRSIGSDEVSEILNAMTPDDRTALFEDFPDELIKYSINHLNPQERRIALKLLGYDSDSIARLMTPYYIQIRKEWTVQRCLQQIKKVGKKVETMNYLYVVDERNRLIDDIAIGTLLLAEADTPISEITDNHFVAITTTTTKEDAVTYFEKYDRGALPIITENGVLVGIVTIDDILDQIEQQNTEDIQKFGGLDALDLPYTHTSWTEMIRKRATWLIILFISEMLTASAMGYFDKEIEKAVVLALFVPLIISSGGNSGSQAATLIIRAMALQEITLKDWWYVMKKEIVSGLCLGAILGVIGFIRIMLWQKIGLFDYGIYWVYVGLSVSVSLIAIVLWGTLSGSMIPFALKKLKLDPATSSAPFVATLVDVTGLIIYFTVAGLFLTGKLL; encoded by the coding sequence TTGAATTCCGGAGACGAAATCATATTTAATCCTGCCGATATTGCCGAAACGCTCAGCAACCTTCCTGCTGACGAAAGGCTGTTGGCATTCCTGAAGGTTTCAAAGCAGTACAAGGCAGAAGTTTTCTCCCACCTCGATCCTGACTTCCAGGAAGAAACCATCCGGAGCATCGGAAGCGATGAAGTTTCGGAGATCCTCAACGCCATGACCCCGGATGACCGTACAGCCCTGTTTGAAGACTTTCCGGATGAGCTGATCAAGTATTCCATCAATCACCTGAATCCTCAGGAAAGACGGATTGCCCTGAAACTGTTAGGTTATGATTCGGATTCCATTGCACGTCTGATGACACCGTACTACATCCAGATCCGGAAGGAATGGACGGTACAGCGATGCCTCCAGCAGATCAAAAAGGTAGGAAAAAAGGTGGAAACCATGAATTACCTCTATGTAGTGGATGAAAGAAACCGCCTCATTGATGATATTGCCATCGGTACCCTGCTGCTTGCCGAAGCGGACACTCCTATTTCAGAGATTACAGACAACCATTTTGTAGCGATCACAACCACCACCACAAAGGAAGATGCTGTGACCTACTTTGAAAAATATGACCGCGGCGCACTCCCTATTATTACGGAAAACGGCGTTCTGGTAGGCATCGTCACCATTGATGACATCCTGGACCAGATCGAACAGCAGAACACGGAAGACATCCAGAAGTTCGGGGGACTTGACGCGCTGGATCTTCCCTATACCCATACGTCATGGACTGAAATGATCCGTAAAAGGGCTACCTGGCTGATCATCCTGTTCATTTCGGAAATGCTTACCGCTTCCGCCATGGGATACTTCGACAAAGAAATTGAAAAGGCCGTAGTGCTGGCATTATTTGTTCCGCTGATTATTTCGAGTGGCGGAAATTCCGGTTCACAGGCTGCCACACTCATCATCCGTGCAATGGCCCTGCAGGAAATCACCCTGAAAGACTGGTGGTACGTCATGAAAAAAGAAATTGTCTCAGGATTGTGCCTGGGCGCTATATTGGGGGTGATAGGATTTATACGCATCATGCTCTGGCAGAAAATAGGCCTGTTTGATTACGGGATCTATTGGGTGTATGTTGGGCTGAGCGTTTCCGTTTCACTGATTGCCATTGTACTCTGGGGAACCCTTTCAGGATCCATGATTCCTTTTGCCCTGAAAAAACTCAAGCTGGACCCTGCTACCTCTTCCGCTCCGTTTGTAGCCACCCTTGTGGATGTAACGGGACTGATCATCTATTTTACCGTTGCCGGACTTTTCCTAACCGGAAAACTTTTGTAA
- a CDS encoding bacteriocin-like protein has translation MKNLKKLTREAQKAVNGGAIQRCSDIYHNPCTTGWCCNGVCRPYACIEP, from the coding sequence ATGAAAAATCTGAAAAAACTTACGCGGGAAGCACAGAAAGCCGTTAACGGCGGGGCCATCCAAAGATGCTCCGACATTTACCACAATCCCTGCACTACAGGATGGTGCTGCAATGGGGTGTGCCGTCCGTATGCCTGCATAGAACCTTGA
- a CDS encoding bacteriocin-like protein yields MKNLKKLTREAQKSINGGDRNKCIDHSDCIIGWCCNRMCVAQACLEP; encoded by the coding sequence ATGAAAAATTTAAAAAAACTTACGCGGGAAGCACAGAAAAGCATTAACGGCGGAGACCGCAACAAGTGTATCGACCATTCAGACTGTATTATAGGATGGTGCTGCAACAGGATGTGCGTGGCACAGGCATGCCTGGAACCCTAA
- a CDS encoding bacteriocin-like protein, which produces MKNLKKLNRAEQKAINGSGLRRCTENFECPGGSCCQRVCVLYPCPEV; this is translated from the coding sequence ATGAAAAATTTAAAGAAGCTCAACAGAGCGGAGCAGAAAGCCATCAACGGCAGCGGCCTCCGCAGGTGTACCGAAAACTTTGAGTGTCCGGGCGGCTCCTGCTGCCAGCGCGTATGTGTCCTTTATCCTTGCCCTGAAGTGTAA
- a CDS encoding pyruvate decarboxylase, whose protein sequence is MRKIIFLTAFASIIMIGTSYAKAQKTADDKIRKVLYFNPEVEPDIEEIKEPTNYAFFNAVSDNLSGYRRNKMLKTETQIPFDSIDKQTISDYCLNNNADFAVVPKVKYFKVGLGKYVFSNQVVVSMKLYDSEGNFITESDYDTYRKNMRLLGSAENSIKIGTNGAIKDILKSLKKIKPSEETGF, encoded by the coding sequence ATGAGAAAAATTATATTCCTTACGGCCTTCGCATCAATCATTATGATCGGCACTTCTTATGCAAAAGCTCAGAAAACAGCAGATGATAAAATAAGGAAGGTGCTGTATTTCAATCCGGAGGTGGAACCTGATATTGAAGAGATTAAAGAACCGACGAATTATGCGTTCTTTAATGCGGTATCGGATAACCTCAGCGGATACCGAAGGAATAAAATGCTAAAAACCGAAACCCAGATCCCTTTCGACAGTATCGACAAGCAGACGATATCCGATTACTGCCTCAATAACAATGCAGATTTTGCAGTGGTTCCCAAAGTGAAATACTTCAAGGTAGGACTTGGAAAATACGTTTTTTCCAACCAGGTGGTGGTCAGCATGAAGCTGTATGACTCGGAAGGTAATTTTATCACCGAAAGCGATTATGATACCTACCGCAAAAACATGCGCCTGCTGGGGTCAGCTGAAAATTCCATTAAAATCGGGACCAACGGCGCTATTAAGGATATCCTGAAAAGCCTTAAAAAAATCAAGCCGTCGGAAGAAACCGGATTTTAA
- the rpsO gene encoding 30S ribosomal protein S15 — translation MYLTTEKKAEIFAKHGKSAQDTGSAEGQIALFTFRINHLSQHLKANRHDFNTERSLVKLVGKRKSLLDYLKKKDIERYRAIIAELGLRK, via the coding sequence ATGTACTTAACAACAGAAAAAAAAGCAGAAATTTTCGCAAAGCACGGAAAATCTGCACAGGACACAGGAAGTGCTGAAGGACAGATTGCTCTTTTCACTTTCAGAATTAATCACTTATCTCAGCACCTGAAAGCTAACCGTCATGACTTCAATACAGAAAGATCATTGGTGAAACTGGTAGGTAAGAGAAAAAGTTTACTAGATTATCTTAAGAAAAAAGATATCGAAAGATACAGAGCGATTATCGCTGAACTGGGTCTGAGAAAATAA
- a CDS encoding polyribonucleotide nucleotidyltransferase — protein sequence MSVPQAITELITLADGREITIETGKLAKQADGSVVVKMGGTMLLATVVANKEANPGVDFLPLTVDYREKFYAGGKIPGNFFRREARPSDQEILTMRLVDRVLRPLFPEDFHAEVQVMISLISYDGQSIPDDLAGLAASSAIAITDIPFNGPMSEVRVVRINGELSINPNYADLKESDLDIMVGATKDSIVMVEGEMKEITEAEMLEAIQFAHAEIKKQVEAQERLAEKVGKSLPKREYNHENHDEAIREKVWKETYDKVYEVAKTPSGKEERGERFKAVLDEFLAQYVDHPEELERVTPFAKVYYHDVEKEAMRNMILNDKIRLDGRDPETIRPIWSEIDYLPGAHGSAIFTRGETQSLTAVTLGSIKDANMVDSVMVNYDERFFLHYNFPPFSTGEARPLRGTSRREVGHGNLAQRALANMIPEENPYTIRIVSDILESNGSSSMATVCAGTLALMDAGVQIAKPVSGIAMGLVTDVKTGKFTVLSDILGDEDHLGDMDFKVTGTADGITACQMDIKIQGLSMDIMEKALMQAKDGRLHILNKITETIAQPREDVKPHAPKMVMMEIPKDFIGAVIGPGGKIIQQMQKDTDTVIAIEEVGEIGRIEISGVSRDKINEAIAKINEITFVPVVGEVYNGKVVKVMDFGAFVAIAKGTEGLLHISEIEWSRLDKVPYNEGDEVEVKFMGYDDRKKMKLSRKVLLPRPPRPEGQGRPERSERSDRPNRPEGQRRPEGQRRPEGDRERRPEGERRQERERRPEGDQPQEDQNPSSEEA from the coding sequence ATGAGTGTACCTCAAGCAATTACAGAGCTGATTACTCTTGCAGACGGCAGAGAAATCACTATTGAAACAGGGAAATTAGCTAAACAGGCTGACGGATCTGTTGTCGTAAAAATGGGCGGAACAATGCTTTTAGCTACTGTTGTCGCAAATAAAGAAGCCAATCCTGGAGTAGACTTTTTACCGTTAACGGTAGACTACAGGGAAAAGTTTTATGCAGGCGGTAAAATCCCCGGGAATTTCTTCAGAAGAGAAGCGCGTCCTTCCGATCAGGAGATTTTAACGATGCGTTTGGTGGACAGGGTTTTAAGACCTTTGTTCCCGGAAGATTTCCACGCGGAAGTTCAGGTGATGATTTCCCTGATTTCTTATGACGGACAGTCGATTCCGGATGACCTTGCCGGTCTTGCGGCATCATCAGCGATTGCCATTACCGATATTCCTTTCAACGGACCGATGTCTGAAGTAAGGGTCGTAAGAATCAACGGTGAGCTGTCTATCAACCCGAATTATGCAGATCTTAAAGAATCCGACCTTGATATCATGGTGGGAGCGACCAAAGACTCTATCGTAATGGTAGAAGGGGAGATGAAAGAAATTACTGAAGCTGAAATGCTGGAAGCCATCCAGTTTGCCCATGCTGAAATCAAGAAGCAGGTAGAAGCTCAGGAGAGATTAGCTGAAAAAGTAGGTAAATCTTTACCGAAAAGAGAATATAACCACGAAAACCACGATGAAGCCATCCGTGAGAAAGTGTGGAAAGAAACGTATGATAAAGTATACGAAGTTGCGAAGACCCCTTCAGGAAAAGAAGAGAGAGGAGAAAGGTTCAAAGCCGTCCTTGATGAGTTTTTAGCACAGTATGTGGATCATCCGGAAGAGCTTGAAAGAGTGACACCGTTCGCCAAAGTATATTACCACGATGTGGAAAAAGAGGCGATGCGTAACATGATTCTGAATGACAAAATCCGTCTGGACGGACGTGATCCTGAAACCATCAGACCGATCTGGAGCGAAATCGACTACCTTCCGGGAGCACACGGTTCAGCGATCTTTACCAGAGGGGAAACCCAGTCTTTAACCGCTGTAACATTAGGATCCATTAAGGATGCCAATATGGTGGACAGCGTTATGGTTAACTATGACGAGAGATTCTTCCTTCATTATAACTTCCCTCCGTTCTCTACCGGTGAAGCAAGGCCTTTAAGAGGAACTTCCAGAAGAGAAGTAGGACATGGTAACTTGGCTCAGAGAGCTTTGGCTAACATGATCCCTGAGGAAAACCCTTATACCATCCGTATCGTTTCCGATATCCTGGAATCCAACGGTTCATCTTCTATGGCAACGGTTTGCGCCGGAACCCTGGCGTTGATGGATGCCGGTGTTCAGATTGCCAAGCCGGTTTCCGGAATTGCAATGGGACTGGTAACCGATGTTAAAACAGGAAAATTCACGGTACTTTCCGATATCCTGGGTGATGAAGACCACCTTGGGGATATGGACTTCAAAGTAACGGGAACAGCAGACGGGATCACCGCTTGCCAGATGGACATCAAGATCCAGGGACTTTCCATGGACATCATGGAGAAGGCACTGATGCAGGCTAAAGACGGAAGACTTCATATCTTAAATAAAATCACGGAAACTATTGCACAGCCGAGAGAAGATGTGAAACCTCATGCACCGAAAATGGTGATGATGGAGATCCCTAAAGACTTCATCGGAGCGGTAATCGGGCCTGGAGGAAAGATCATCCAGCAGATGCAGAAAGATACCGATACCGTAATTGCTATTGAAGAAGTAGGCGAAATCGGAAGGATTGAGATTTCCGGGGTTAGCAGAGACAAAATCAACGAAGCGATCGCGAAAATCAACGAAATCACATTCGTACCTGTTGTAGGCGAAGTATACAACGGTAAAGTAGTAAAAGTAATGGACTTCGGAGCTTTCGTAGCCATTGCCAAAGGTACGGAAGGACTGCTTCACATCTCTGAAATCGAATGGTCGCGCCTGGATAAGGTGCCTTACAATGAAGGGGATGAAGTGGAAGTGAAATTCATGGGTTACGATGACCGTAAGAAAATGAAGCTTTCAAGAAAAGTATTGTTGCCAAGGCCTCCAAGACCGGAAGGACAGGGAAGACCGGAGCGTTCTGAACGATCTGACAGACCGAACAGGCCTGAAGGACAAAGAAGGCCTGAAGGACAAAGAAGACCTGAAGGTGACAGAGAAAGAAGGCCTGAAGGAGAAAGAAGACAGGAAAGGGAGAGAAGGCCTGAAGGTGACCAGCCTCAGGAAGATCAGAACCCTTCATCAGAAGAAGCATAA
- a CDS encoding cold shock domain-containing protein, giving the protein MADSFSKKENFKKKVQKAKEKAQKREERKTSNNKGKGLDDMLMYVDANGQLTSTPPDNTERAEIDLDNIQLGAAPIEAEEIRKTGIITFFSEKGYGFITEDKSKENVFFHSNNCTEMVKKGNKVSFEKERSPKGFSAVDIKLVK; this is encoded by the coding sequence ATGGCGGATTCTTTCTCTAAAAAAGAAAATTTTAAGAAAAAAGTTCAAAAAGCAAAAGAAAAAGCTCAGAAACGTGAAGAGCGTAAGACGAGCAATAACAAAGGAAAAGGTCTGGATGACATGCTGATGTATGTGGATGCCAACGGCCAGCTTACTTCCACACCACCCGATAATACGGAAAGGGCTGAAATCGATCTGGATAACATCCAGCTGGGTGCTGCTCCTATTGAGGCGGAAGAAATCAGAAAAACAGGAATTATTACCTTCTTCAGCGAAAAAGGCTATGGTTTTATCACGGAAGACAAATCGAAAGAAAATGTATTCTTCCACAGTAACAACTGTACTGAAATGGTGAAGAAAGGGAATAAGGTATCATTCGAAAAGGAAAGATCCCCGAAAGGATTTTCTGCGGTTGATATCAAACTGGTTAAATAA
- a CDS encoding DNA polymerase beta superfamily protein — protein sequence MTTSTLKSKNLILLETISGSRAFGLATENSDTDIRGVYYLPKEDFFGLNYVPQMSNETNDITYYEIGRLMELLQKNNPNILEVLASPEDCILRKHPLINLLKPEDFLSKLCKDTFAGYAISQIRKAKGLNKKILNPIDKERKSILDFCYVLHGQGSVPLRQWLQECSYEGQCGLAQEKCGLVSIDYTKGMFALFYDISGDLGYKGIIQHEEANQVSVSSVPKEEKPLAYLFCNLDAYSTYCRDYREYWKWVSERNEERYHVNRKHGQNYDSKNMMHTIRLLQSCEQIFRKGSLDIRVDNRDELLDIKAGNRSYEEVLKKAEGLIRSIEYHHSASRLPETPDLQKTTQILIDIREELYKNK from the coding sequence ATGACCACTTCCACCCTAAAATCCAAAAACCTCATCCTCCTCGAAACCATCTCCGGCAGCCGGGCTTTTGGGCTGGCAACGGAAAATTCCGATACGGATATCCGGGGCGTGTATTATCTGCCGAAAGAAGACTTTTTCGGGCTGAATTACGTGCCTCAGATGTCCAATGAAACCAATGACATTACGTATTACGAGATCGGGAGGCTGATGGAACTGTTGCAGAAAAACAATCCGAATATCCTGGAAGTCCTGGCCAGTCCGGAAGACTGCATCCTTCGGAAACATCCGCTGATAAATCTTCTGAAGCCGGAAGATTTCCTGTCGAAATTGTGTAAAGATACCTTTGCAGGATATGCCATTTCGCAGATCAGAAAGGCAAAAGGCCTGAATAAAAAGATACTGAATCCTATAGACAAAGAAAGAAAATCGATTCTGGATTTCTGCTATGTCCTGCATGGTCAGGGTTCGGTACCGTTGCGGCAGTGGCTGCAGGAATGTTCTTACGAAGGACAATGCGGTCTTGCACAGGAGAAATGCGGGCTGGTCAGCATCGATTATACCAAAGGCATGTTTGCACTGTTTTATGACATTTCGGGAGATTTAGGATATAAAGGGATCATCCAGCATGAAGAAGCCAACCAGGTTTCTGTTTCATCGGTCCCGAAAGAGGAAAAACCGCTGGCTTACCTGTTCTGTAACCTTGATGCCTACTCTACCTATTGCAGGGATTACCGCGAATACTGGAAGTGGGTCTCGGAAAGAAATGAGGAGCGCTACCATGTGAACCGGAAGCACGGACAGAATTACGACAGCAAGAATATGATGCACACCATCCGCTTGCTGCAATCCTGTGAGCAGATTTTCAGGAAAGGTTCCCTGGACATCCGTGTGGACAACCGCGATGAACTCCTGGACATCAAAGCCGGCAACCGTTCCTATGAAGAGGTCCTAAAAAAAGCGGAAGGTCTTATCCGATCCATTGAGTATCATCACTCCGCTTCCAGGCTTCCCGAAACGCCGGATCTTCAAAAGACCACACAAATACTCATTGACATCCGGGAGGAACTGTATAAAAACAAATAA
- a CDS encoding DNA polymerase beta superfamily protein, producing MTPKILEKLKEVEEKHGIEILLAVESGSRAWGFASPDSDYDIRFIYRHKKEWYLSPWDKDETITFMTKDDLDGSGWDLRKTFHLLLKSNAALLSWFYSPIVYLKNEKFYGLFKSLAEECFSPIAVSYHYLSISKKYLDACRNDEVKLKSYFYCLRTALTAKWIVEKGTVPPVLFSELLVLTDDATRMKIEYLIALKATKGESYDHPNDWDLFGWLEDMIRENEERSKSLKSGNADKSKMENVFREILSL from the coding sequence ATGACACCTAAAATATTAGAAAAACTGAAGGAGGTCGAAGAAAAACATGGCATAGAAATACTTCTTGCCGTAGAGTCCGGAAGCCGGGCCTGGGGTTTTGCTTCGCCTGACAGCGACTACGATATCCGCTTTATCTACCGGCACAAAAAAGAATGGTACCTTTCCCCCTGGGATAAGGATGAAACAATCACCTTCATGACGAAAGATGATCTCGACGGCTCCGGCTGGGATCTGCGCAAGACTTTTCATCTGCTGCTGAAGTCAAATGCCGCTTTGCTGAGCTGGTTCTATTCGCCTATCGTCTATCTGAAGAATGAGAAATTCTACGGGCTCTTTAAATCTCTGGCCGAAGAATGCTTCTCGCCGATAGCCGTTTCTTATCATTACCTCAGCATCAGCAAGAAATACCTGGATGCCTGCCGGAACGATGAAGTAAAACTGAAAAGCTACTTTTATTGCCTTCGCACTGCCCTGACCGCAAAATGGATAGTAGAAAAAGGCACTGTCCCGCCGGTGTTATTCAGCGAATTGCTGGTACTGACGGATGATGCCACGAGAATGAAGATAGAATATTTAATCGCCTTAAAAGCGACCAAAGGAGAATCGTATGACCATCCGAATGACTGGGACCTTTTCGGATGGCTGGAGGACATGATCAGAGAGAATGAAGAAAGATCCAAAAGCCTGAAAAGCGGGAATGCGGATAAGAGTAAGATGGAGAACGTGTTCAGGGAAATATTGAGCTTATAA
- a CDS encoding RtcB family protein has translation MEFNGNHLIERGYRPAQWFKDAIQCINDHQLDESQITTYLEQFKQPEQLPLHEMPKDFIINIRAEHENETDNVEKVINTMNVLMKTPTLTGGAIMPDACPTGPAGTIPVGGVVVAKNAIHPGFHSADICCSVMLTDFGKTDPKAVLDAAHSVTHFGYGGRPRGEQMPMSQALMESFRENDFLNDEKLISIARSHMGTQGDGNHFLFVGISKNTGNTMLVTHHGSRAPGAALYDKGMKVANRFRMDLSPETLKENAWIPYDTEEGKSYWEALQLIRAWTKENHTSIHDAVLNTLAVEQQDQYWNEHNFVFKDGDLFYHAKGATPLDDKFLPDITGPRLIPLNMAEPVLIVKGTTNERNLGFAPHGAGRNFSRTQHKKSLAHKTIEEVFAEETQGLDVRFFTNEIDISELPTAYKSAKNVRAQIEEYGLCEVLDEVMPYGCIMAGDVQKNAPWKKKKKFRKA, from the coding sequence ATGGAATTCAACGGAAATCATTTAATCGAACGCGGATACAGACCTGCCCAATGGTTTAAGGATGCGATTCAGTGCATCAATGACCATCAGCTGGACGAGAGCCAGATTACCACATACCTGGAACAGTTCAAACAGCCGGAACAGCTTCCGCTCCATGAGATGCCAAAAGATTTTATCATCAACATCAGGGCTGAACATGAAAATGAAACCGACAATGTGGAAAAAGTAATCAACACCATGAACGTGCTGATGAAAACGCCTACCCTGACCGGAGGAGCCATTATGCCGGACGCCTGTCCTACAGGCCCTGCCGGAACTATTCCTGTAGGAGGTGTCGTGGTGGCGAAAAATGCGATCCACCCGGGCTTCCACAGCGCGGATATCTGCTGTTCCGTAATGCTGACGGATTTCGGGAAAACCGATCCTAAGGCCGTGCTGGATGCCGCCCATTCGGTAACGCATTTCGGATATGGGGGAAGGCCAAGAGGGGAACAGATGCCGATGTCACAGGCACTGATGGAATCATTCAGGGAAAATGACTTCCTGAATGACGAAAAACTCATCAGCATTGCCCGTTCGCATATGGGAACGCAGGGAGACGGAAACCATTTCCTGTTTGTCGGAATCTCAAAAAATACCGGAAATACGATGCTAGTCACCCATCACGGATCAAGAGCTCCGGGCGCTGCGCTGTATGATAAAGGAATGAAAGTAGCCAACCGGTTCAGGATGGATCTTTCACCGGAAACCCTGAAAGAAAATGCCTGGATCCCATATGATACCGAAGAAGGAAAATCCTATTGGGAAGCCCTGCAGCTGATCAGAGCATGGACGAAAGAGAACCATACCTCGATTCACGATGCCGTTCTGAATACACTGGCCGTTGAGCAACAGGACCAGTACTGGAACGAGCATAACTTTGTCTTCAAAGATGGCGATCTGTTCTACCATGCGAAAGGGGCTACTCCGCTGGATGATAAATTCCTGCCGGACATTACCGGACCAAGACTGATCCCACTGAATATGGCGGAACCGGTACTGATTGTAAAAGGAACGACCAATGAAAGGAACCTGGGGTTTGCGCCGCACGGAGCCGGAAGGAACTTCAGCAGGACGCAGCATAAAAAATCACTGGCCCATAAGACCATTGAAGAGGTTTTTGCAGAGGAAACCCAAGGACTGGATGTCCGTTTCTTTACCAATGAAATCGATATTTCCGAACTTCCGACTGCCTATAAAAGCGCAAAGAACGTAAGGGCTCAGATCGAAGAATACGGATTGTGTGAAGTCCTGGATGAAGTGATGCCTTACGGATGTATTATGGCAGGAGACGTACAGAAGAATGCGCCGTGGAAGAAAAAGAAGAAATTCAGGAAAGCTTAA
- a CDS encoding HopJ type III effector protein: protein MLPEQLKNAPETIQFKEIIAYIDEHYDFTPVKFTNGDTVNEAGQNNGSCKVFSFARLNSLSKQETLNLFGEFYREDVLKNPEGTDHQNIRNFMQYGWDGIAFEGEALHRK, encoded by the coding sequence ATGTTACCAGAACAATTAAAAAACGCACCGGAAACCATTCAGTTTAAAGAGATCATTGCCTATATTGATGAACACTACGATTTTACCCCAGTAAAATTTACCAATGGCGATACCGTTAATGAAGCCGGGCAGAACAACGGTTCCTGCAAAGTATTCAGCTTTGCCCGGTTGAATAGTCTGTCAAAACAAGAGACGCTTAACCTGTTCGGTGAATTCTACCGGGAAGATGTCCTGAAAAACCCCGAAGGAACCGATCACCAGAACATCCGGAACTTTATGCAGTACGGCTGGGACGGAATTGCCTTTGAAGGAGAAGCTTTGCATCGAAAATAA